The following are encoded in a window of Cupriavidus oxalaticus genomic DNA:
- the apbC gene encoding iron-sulfur cluster carrier protein ApbC, translated as MSVSTEQVTEALRTVIDPNTGKDLVSTRSARNIRVDGGEVSLEIELGYPARSQLDPIRKLVVAAVRQVPGVTNVSVAVTMKIVAHAVQRGVKLLPGVKNVIAVASGKGGVGKSTTAVNLALALAAEGARVGMLDADIYGPSLPMMLGIDGRPESADGQTMEPLEGHGVQANSIGFLIEQDNPMVWRGPMVTSALEQLLRQTNWHDLDYLIVDMPPGTGDVQLTLSQKVPVTGAVIVTTPQDIALLDAKKGLKMFEKVGIPILGIVENMAVYCCPNCGHVEHIFGQGGGEKMCADYGVELLGSLPLNLQIREQADSGRPTVVAEPDSPVAELYRGIARKVAIKVADKARDMTSKFPSIVVQNT; from the coding sequence TTGAGCGTCAGCACTGAGCAGGTCACCGAAGCCCTGCGCACCGTCATCGACCCCAACACGGGCAAGGACCTGGTGTCCACGCGCTCGGCCCGGAACATCCGGGTCGACGGTGGCGAGGTTTCGCTGGAAATCGAACTCGGCTATCCGGCCAGGAGCCAGCTGGACCCGATCCGCAAGCTGGTGGTTGCTGCGGTGCGGCAAGTGCCGGGCGTCACCAATGTCAGCGTGGCCGTGACCATGAAGATCGTCGCCCACGCGGTGCAGCGGGGCGTCAAGCTGCTGCCGGGCGTGAAGAACGTGATTGCCGTCGCCTCGGGCAAGGGCGGCGTCGGCAAGTCGACCACCGCCGTCAACCTCGCGCTGGCGCTGGCCGCCGAGGGCGCGCGCGTGGGCATGCTCGATGCCGATATCTACGGCCCCAGCCTGCCGATGATGCTCGGCATCGACGGCCGCCCCGAATCCGCCGACGGCCAGACCATGGAGCCGCTGGAGGGCCACGGCGTGCAGGCCAACTCGATCGGCTTCCTGATCGAGCAGGACAACCCGATGGTGTGGCGCGGGCCGATGGTCACCTCGGCGCTGGAGCAGCTGCTGCGTCAGACCAACTGGCACGACCTCGACTACCTGATCGTCGACATGCCCCCCGGCACCGGCGATGTCCAGCTGACGCTGTCGCAGAAGGTGCCGGTCACCGGCGCGGTGATCGTGACCACGCCGCAGGACATCGCGCTGCTCGACGCCAAGAAGGGCCTGAAGATGTTCGAGAAGGTGGGCATCCCCATCCTCGGCATCGTCGAGAACATGGCGGTGTACTGCTGCCCGAACTGCGGCCACGTCGAGCATATCTTCGGCCAGGGCGGCGGCGAGAAGATGTGTGCCGACTATGGCGTGGAGCTGCTGGGCAGCCTGCCGCTGAACCTGCAGATCCGCGAGCAGGCCGATTCGGGCCGCCCCACCGTGGTGGCCGAGCCGGACAGCCCCGTGGCCGAGCTGTACCGAGGCATCGCGCGCAAGGTGGCGATCAAGGTCGCCGACAAGGCGCGCGACATGACCAGCAAGTTCCCGAGCATCGTCGTGCAGAACACCTGA
- a CDS encoding formate dehydrogenase: protein MREKPTRVARRSFLAGAGVVAAATGAAALTARGPALPDQAAALPEPADTPSDSKGYRVSEHIRKYYRTTLV, encoded by the coding sequence ATGAGAGAGAAGCCAACCCGGGTCGCGCGCCGCTCGTTTCTCGCGGGCGCTGGAGTGGTGGCTGCCGCAACGGGTGCGGCAGCGCTGACAGCACGTGGACCGGCGCTGCCGGACCAGGCCGCCGCTCTGCCGGAACCCGCCGACACCCCGTCGGACAGCAAGGGCTACCGGGTCTCGGAACACATTCGCAAGTACTACCGGACCACACTGGTGTAA
- a CDS encoding TorD/DmsD family molecular chaperone: MTDFQPIQLTAAPPADDAEDTARADLYGLLATLFYRAPDAALLHHIAANRAVGEDADTVLGKAWNALCDAASETTAAEAEEEYRQLFVGVGRQDVFLYGSFYLTGFLNERPLVALREDLARYGLAPHEEVSETEDHIATLCEVMRFLVAGDDLSVSNLGEQQRFYARHLQPWVGTLCDAVTAHPQARFYRSVAGLLAAFANVEALALEMH, translated from the coding sequence ATGACAGATTTCCAGCCGATCCAGCTCACCGCCGCACCACCCGCCGACGATGCCGAGGACACCGCCCGCGCCGACCTGTACGGCCTGCTGGCCACGCTGTTCTATCGCGCCCCCGATGCCGCGCTGCTGCACCACATCGCGGCCAACCGCGCTGTCGGCGAAGATGCCGATACGGTACTGGGCAAGGCGTGGAATGCGTTGTGCGACGCAGCATCGGAGACCACGGCGGCCGAGGCTGAGGAGGAATACCGGCAACTGTTCGTCGGCGTGGGCAGGCAGGACGTGTTCCTGTATGGCTCGTTCTACCTGACCGGCTTCCTCAACGAGCGCCCGCTGGTGGCGCTGCGCGAAGACCTTGCCCGCTATGGCCTGGCGCCCCATGAGGAAGTGAGCGAGACCGAAGACCACATCGCCACGCTGTGCGAGGTGATGCGCTTCCTGGTGGCCGGCGATGACCTGTCGGTGTCCAACCTCGGCGAGCAGCAGCGCTTCTACGCGCGGCACCTGCAGCCGTGGGTCGGGACATTGTGCGATGCAGTGACCGCGCACCCGCAGGCGCGCTTCTATCGCAGTGTCGCCGGATTGCTGGCCGCCTTTGCCAATGTCGAGGCGCTGGCGCTGGAGATGCACTGA
- a CDS encoding OmpA family protein encodes MKIKLVTASLAAATLLAAGCATEQQTHTAVGTGVGAAVGAGLGNLIGGNTTGTLVGAAVGGAVGGATGYNWNAIRGKLNKDTAGTGTQITEQPDGSLKVNIPSQVTFDTDSASIKPSFRSVLDQVAQTLGQHQEVSANVVGHTDSTGNPNYNMQLSQRRAQSVASYLGDRGVSRNRLTAEGRGQSQPVADNATEAGRQQNRRVEIFLKPIQG; translated from the coding sequence ATGAAGATCAAGCTCGTCACTGCCTCGCTCGCCGCCGCCACCCTGCTGGCCGCGGGTTGCGCCACCGAACAGCAGACCCATACGGCGGTCGGTACCGGCGTAGGCGCCGCAGTGGGCGCGGGGCTTGGCAACCTGATCGGCGGCAATACCACCGGCACGCTGGTCGGCGCGGCCGTGGGCGGTGCCGTCGGCGGTGCGACCGGCTACAACTGGAATGCCATCCGCGGCAAGCTGAACAAGGACACCGCCGGCACCGGCACCCAGATCACCGAGCAGCCGGACGGCTCGCTGAAGGTGAACATCCCCAGCCAGGTGACCTTCGATACCGACAGCGCCAGCATCAAGCCGTCGTTCCGCTCGGTGCTCGACCAGGTCGCCCAGACGCTGGGCCAGCACCAGGAAGTCAGCGCCAATGTCGTGGGCCATACCGACAGCACCGGCAATCCCAACTACAACATGCAGCTGTCGCAACGCCGCGCCCAGAGCGTGGCGAGCTACCTGGGTGACCGCGGCGTCTCCCGGAACCGCCTGACGGCCGAGGGCCGGGGCCAGTCCCAGCCCGTGGCGGACAACGCCACAGAGGCCGGCCGGCAACAAAATCGCCGCGTCGAAATTTTTTTGAAACCAATTCAGGGATGA
- a CDS encoding DUF3306 domain-containing protein: MSDSSFLSRWSRRKAAVREGVAVPAEPLQPAEAPPLPVPPEAAAAVTEAEPEVPPPTLADVAALRPGDNIARFVARGVDESVKRAALKTLFADPHFNVMDGLDTYIDDYSKPAPIPPEILRQLRQARSLGLFEPTDEERAAAQAAAQPDAQADAQADAQADAQADAQAGDVQPAAPAVAGEPADATDIPAAAETPPAVASQNAEQGPQDPHKCA; encoded by the coding sequence ATGAGCGATTCGTCCTTCCTGTCACGCTGGTCGCGCCGCAAGGCCGCGGTGCGGGAGGGCGTGGCCGTGCCCGCGGAGCCGCTGCAGCCGGCCGAGGCGCCACCGTTGCCCGTGCCACCGGAGGCCGCGGCCGCCGTGACCGAGGCCGAGCCGGAAGTCCCGCCGCCGACTCTCGCGGACGTGGCCGCGCTGCGCCCCGGCGACAACATCGCCCGCTTCGTCGCGCGCGGCGTCGATGAATCGGTCAAGCGCGCCGCGCTCAAGACCTTGTTTGCCGATCCGCACTTCAATGTGATGGATGGCCTCGATACCTACATCGACGACTACAGCAAGCCCGCCCCGATCCCGCCCGAGATCCTGCGCCAGTTGCGCCAGGCCAGGTCGCTGGGGCTGTTCGAGCCGACCGACGAGGAGCGCGCGGCAGCCCAGGCCGCCGCGCAACCGGACGCACAAGCCGACGCACAAGCCGACGCACAAGCCGACGCACAAGCCGACGCACAAGCTGGCGATGTACAGCCGGCGGCGCCCGCCGTGGCAGGCGAGCCGGCCGATGCTACGGACATACCCGCAGCCGCCGAAACGCCGCCGGCGGTGGCCAGTCAAAACGCAGAGCAGGGCCCGCAAGACCCGCATAAGTGCGCATAG
- a CDS encoding DUF3305 domain-containing protein, with protein MEAEITPVPQPPPPGARPAVTMAVVMRKVALASRWQPWKWQLDAVLPDLGEFGTHPACLEHDEHGARWLYPGFEVELFRDQGEGYYLNLTSTTPCWFVLWRMPEDEDGGGTGEDAHPVPMTVTLSYNEAGRWLDAGETVENVPLAPEQRDWLQAYVSEHYRPEPKQRRRPESFKAPQDRARY; from the coding sequence ATGGAAGCCGAAATTACGCCCGTGCCGCAGCCGCCGCCACCCGGCGCCCGTCCCGCCGTCACCATGGCCGTGGTGATGCGCAAGGTCGCGCTGGCCAGCCGCTGGCAGCCATGGAAATGGCAACTCGACGCGGTGCTGCCGGACCTGGGCGAGTTCGGCACGCACCCGGCCTGCCTGGAACACGATGAACACGGCGCGCGCTGGCTGTATCCCGGCTTCGAGGTCGAGCTGTTCCGCGACCAGGGCGAGGGCTACTACCTGAACCTGACCTCGACCACGCCATGCTGGTTCGTGCTGTGGCGCATGCCCGAGGACGAGGACGGCGGCGGCACCGGTGAAGACGCCCACCCGGTGCCGATGACGGTCACGCTGTCGTATAACGAAGCCGGCCGCTGGCTCGACGCCGGCGAAACCGTCGAGAACGTGCCGCTGGCGCCGGAGCAGCGCGACTGGCTGCAGGCCTACGTCAGCGAGCATTACCGGCCCGAGCCCAAGCAGCGGCGCCGGCCCGAATCCTTCAAGGCGCCGCAGGACCGCGCGCGCTACTGA
- a CDS encoding 4Fe-4S binding protein — protein MPTLICNCNDTMPLDGAALSGAQDPQQGPQQGPLKVHRLLCRREIGAFTAALDGTDDVIVACTQERALFTEVAAQTAQGQDGRPVVTAPVRFVNIRETGGWSQGARRDPRTANAKIAALLAVAALPEPDPVPVVDYRSDGTVLVLGPAQRALPWAERLAAMQFEVTVLLTGSAPGEGAAAQPAERAWPVHSGRLAALSGWLGAFEASWETGAGRSNPIDLDLCTRCNACIDACPENAIDFSYQVDLSRCRSHRDCVRACGAAAAIDFDRPQGTMQGRFDLVFDLCDQPAFTMHQPPQGYLHAGADPARQQALALTLAGLVGEFEKPKFFRYKDSLCAHGRNQTTGCTACIDICSTRAIQSRWHDGKGRIEVTPNLCMGCGACTTVCPSGAISYGYPGPETTGTRLRTLLAAYRQGGARDPLVLLHGEEYGTPALLALGRAARAGRAAGVPANVMPLSLFHPAAAGLELWLAALCWGASRVAVLLTGDEAPQYRTALREQMEVGRALLAGLGYDAEVLSLVEATDTPALDAGLSALRPGRNALPPAAFGAVAPKREMLDFVLDHLVRHAPVPADIVPLPAAAPIGAIAVDTGKCTLCMACVGACPSQALRDNPERPVLSLIERNCVQCGLCEKTCPEDAITLVPRLLAGDAARRPVTLNESQPFHCVRCARPFGTAQMVESMLVRLAGHPAFSGAAAERLKMCPDCRVVDMMEHESGPMSGTMSGTVSGTVSGTTLR, from the coding sequence ATGCCGACGCTGATCTGCAATTGCAACGACACCATGCCGCTTGACGGGGCGGCGCTGTCGGGAGCCCAGGACCCGCAACAAGGTCCGCAACAAGGCCCCCTCAAGGTCCATCGCCTGCTGTGCCGGCGCGAGATCGGCGCCTTCACCGCCGCGCTGGACGGCACCGACGATGTCATCGTGGCCTGCACGCAGGAGCGCGCGCTGTTTACCGAAGTCGCCGCGCAGACCGCCCAGGGCCAGGATGGCCGCCCGGTGGTGACCGCGCCGGTCCGCTTCGTCAATATCCGCGAGACCGGCGGCTGGTCGCAGGGGGCGCGGCGCGATCCGCGGACCGCCAACGCCAAGATCGCCGCGCTGCTGGCGGTGGCCGCCTTGCCCGAGCCCGATCCGGTGCCCGTGGTCGACTACCGCTCCGACGGCACGGTGCTGGTGCTGGGCCCAGCGCAGCGCGCGCTGCCCTGGGCCGAGCGTCTCGCTGCCATGCAGTTCGAGGTCACGGTACTGCTGACGGGCAGCGCACCGGGCGAGGGCGCTGCCGCGCAGCCGGCCGAGCGCGCCTGGCCAGTCCACAGCGGCCGGCTGGCTGCGCTCAGCGGCTGGCTCGGCGCCTTCGAGGCCAGCTGGGAAACCGGCGCGGGGCGCAGCAACCCGATCGACCTGGACCTGTGCACCCGCTGCAACGCCTGCATCGATGCCTGTCCCGAAAATGCGATCGATTTCAGCTACCAGGTGGACCTGTCGCGCTGCCGCTCGCACCGCGACTGCGTGCGCGCCTGCGGTGCGGCCGCGGCCATCGACTTCGACCGGCCGCAGGGCACCATGCAGGGCCGCTTCGACCTGGTCTTCGACCTGTGCGACCAGCCCGCCTTCACCATGCACCAGCCGCCGCAAGGCTACCTGCACGCCGGCGCCGACCCGGCGCGGCAGCAAGCGCTGGCGCTGACGCTGGCGGGCCTGGTAGGCGAGTTCGAGAAGCCGAAATTCTTCCGCTACAAGGACAGCCTGTGCGCGCATGGCCGCAACCAGACCACCGGCTGCACGGCTTGTATCGACATTTGCTCGACCCGGGCGATCCAGTCGCGCTGGCACGACGGCAAGGGCCGCATCGAGGTCACGCCCAACCTCTGCATGGGCTGCGGGGCCTGCACCACGGTGTGCCCCAGCGGCGCCATCAGCTACGGCTATCCCGGCCCGGAGACGACCGGCACGCGGCTGCGCACGCTGCTGGCGGCCTACCGGCAGGGCGGTGCGCGCGACCCGCTCGTGCTGCTGCACGGCGAGGAATATGGCACGCCCGCCTTGCTGGCGCTGGGCCGCGCCGCGCGCGCGGGCCGTGCCGCCGGCGTGCCTGCCAATGTGATGCCGCTGTCGCTGTTCCACCCGGCCGCGGCCGGGCTGGAGCTGTGGCTGGCCGCGCTGTGCTGGGGCGCCAGCCGCGTGGCGGTGCTGCTGACCGGCGACGAGGCGCCGCAATACCGCACCGCGCTGCGCGAGCAGATGGAAGTCGGCCGCGCATTGCTGGCGGGGCTGGGTTATGACGCCGAAGTGCTGTCGCTGGTCGAGGCGACCGATACACCGGCACTGGATGCCGGCCTGTCCGCGCTGCGCCCGGGCCGCAACGCGCTGCCGCCGGCGGCGTTCGGCGCCGTTGCGCCCAAGCGCGAGATGCTGGACTTCGTGCTCGATCACCTGGTGCGCCACGCGCCGGTGCCCGCCGATATCGTGCCGCTGCCCGCGGCCGCGCCGATCGGCGCGATTGCCGTCGATACCGGCAAGTGCACCTTGTGCATGGCGTGCGTCGGCGCCTGCCCGTCGCAGGCCCTGCGCGACAACCCCGAGCGCCCGGTGCTCAGCCTGATCGAGCGCAACTGCGTGCAGTGCGGCCTGTGCGAGAAGACCTGCCCGGAAGATGCGATCACGCTGGTGCCGCGCCTGCTGGCGGGCGATGCCGCGCGCCGCCCGGTCACGCTCAACGAGTCCCAGCCGTTCCATTGCGTGCGCTGCGCCAGGCCGTTCGGCACGGCGCAGATGGTGGAATCGATGCTGGTCCGGCTGGCCGGCCACCCGGCATTTTCCGGCGCCGCCGCCGAACGGCTGAAGATGTGCCCGGATTGCCGCGTGGTCGACATGATGGAGCACGAGAGCGGCCCCATGAGCGGCACCATGAGCGGCACTGTGAGCGGCACTGTGAGCGGCACCACGCTGCGCTGA
- a CDS encoding molybdopterin-dependent oxidoreductase, whose product MILTRKRAAQGASARLADGLANRHDPAGPQAGTGRLSQRLAASLAGAMPTMDRRSFLKRSGIGVGAGLAASQLTLLRKADAADDKKGAADGKSGIVVRRTVCGHCSVGCAVDAVVQNGVWIRQEPVFDSPLNLGAHCAKGAALREHGHGEYRLKYPMKLVNGKYQRIGWDQALDEITAKMKEIRQQTGPDSLFFVGSSKHSNEQSYLLRKWVSFFGTNNTDHQARICHSTTVAGVANTWGYGAMTNSYNDMQNSKAALYIGSNAAEAHPVSMLHMLHAKENGCKMIVVDPRFTRTAAKAHHYVRIRSGTDIAFLFGMLYHIFKNGWEDQKYLNDRVYGMDKVKEEVLAKWTPDKVEEVTGVPEAQVYLVAEIMAKNRPSTLVWCMGQTQHTIGNAIVRASCIVQLALGNIGVSGGGANIFRGHDNVQGATDVGPNPDSLPGYYGLATGAWKHYAAVWGVDYEWIKKQFASQTMMEKSGTTVSRWIDIVTEKNELIDQDNNVRAVFFWGHAPNSQTRGLEMKKALDKLDLLVVVDPYPSATAAMANMPPAEGDKVNPNRAVYLLPACTQFETSGSCTASNRSLQWREKVIEPLFESMPDHTLMQAFADKLGFGKELSKNYKMIEVKRAGRTWMEPEPESILREINASNWTIGYTGQSPERLKSHMRNMQMFDVKTLRCKQGKDPITGYDLTGDYFGLPWPCYGTPELKHPGSPNLYDTSKHVMDGGGNFRANFGVERDGVNLLAEDGSYSAGAEITTGYPEFDHVLLKKLGWWDDLTDAEKAKAEGKNWKTDLSGGIQRVVLKNHGCHPFGNAKARAVVWNFPDPIPQHREPLYSTRADMVAKYPTHDDKMAFWRLPTLYKSVQQRNIENKVYEKFPIILTSGRLVEYEGGGEETRSNPWLAELQQENFVEINPRAASDRGIRNGDFCWVRTPTGAALKVRALVTERVGPDTAFVPFHFSGWWQGKDLKDYYPQGAMPVVRGEAVNTATTYGYDSVTMMQETKTTVCQIERFA is encoded by the coding sequence ATGATCTTGACCCGCAAGCGCGCGGCGCAGGGCGCATCCGCCCGCCTCGCTGACGGCCTCGCCAACCGGCACGACCCTGCCGGCCCGCAAGCCGGAACCGGACGCCTCTCACAGCGGCTCGCCGCAAGCCTGGCCGGCGCCATGCCGACCATGGACCGCCGCAGCTTCCTCAAACGCTCGGGCATCGGCGTCGGTGCCGGCCTGGCGGCGTCGCAGCTGACGCTGCTGCGCAAGGCCGATGCCGCCGACGACAAGAAGGGCGCCGCCGATGGCAAGAGCGGCATCGTCGTGCGCCGCACCGTGTGCGGCCACTGCTCGGTCGGCTGCGCGGTCGACGCGGTGGTGCAGAACGGCGTGTGGATCCGCCAGGAACCGGTGTTCGACTCGCCCCTCAACCTGGGCGCGCACTGCGCCAAGGGCGCCGCGCTGCGCGAGCACGGCCACGGCGAATACCGGCTGAAGTACCCGATGAAGCTGGTCAACGGCAAGTACCAGCGCATCGGCTGGGACCAGGCGCTGGACGAGATCACCGCGAAGATGAAGGAGATCCGCCAGCAGACCGGTCCTGACTCGCTGTTCTTCGTCGGCTCGTCCAAGCACAGCAATGAACAGTCCTACCTGCTGCGCAAATGGGTTTCGTTCTTCGGCACCAACAACACCGACCACCAGGCGCGCATCTGCCACTCGACCACCGTCGCGGGCGTGGCCAACACCTGGGGCTACGGTGCGATGACGAACTCGTACAACGACATGCAGAACTCGAAGGCTGCGTTGTACATCGGTTCGAACGCGGCCGAGGCGCACCCGGTATCGATGCTGCACATGCTGCATGCCAAGGAAAATGGCTGCAAGATGATCGTGGTCGATCCGCGCTTCACCCGCACCGCGGCCAAGGCGCATCACTATGTGCGCATCCGCTCGGGCACCGACATCGCCTTCCTGTTCGGCATGCTGTACCACATCTTCAAGAACGGCTGGGAAGACCAGAAGTACCTGAACGACCGCGTCTACGGCATGGACAAGGTCAAGGAAGAGGTGCTGGCCAAGTGGACGCCGGACAAGGTCGAGGAAGTGACCGGCGTGCCCGAGGCGCAGGTCTACCTGGTCGCCGAGATCATGGCCAAGAACCGCCCCAGCACGCTGGTGTGGTGCATGGGCCAGACCCAGCACACCATCGGCAACGCGATCGTGCGCGCGTCGTGCATCGTGCAGCTGGCGCTGGGCAATATCGGCGTGTCGGGCGGCGGCGCCAATATCTTCCGCGGCCATGACAACGTGCAGGGCGCCACCGATGTCGGGCCCAACCCCGACTCGCTGCCCGGCTACTACGGCCTGGCCACCGGCGCGTGGAAGCACTACGCGGCGGTGTGGGGCGTGGACTACGAATGGATCAAGAAGCAGTTCGCCTCGCAGACGATGATGGAGAAGTCCGGCACCACGGTGTCGCGCTGGATCGATATCGTCACCGAGAAGAACGAGCTGATCGACCAGGACAACAACGTGCGCGCCGTGTTCTTCTGGGGCCATGCGCCGAACTCGCAGACGCGCGGGCTGGAGATGAAGAAGGCGCTGGACAAGCTCGACCTGCTGGTGGTGGTCGATCCGTATCCGTCGGCGACCGCGGCCATGGCCAACATGCCGCCGGCGGAGGGCGACAAGGTCAACCCGAACCGCGCCGTGTACCTGCTGCCGGCATGCACGCAGTTCGAGACCTCGGGTTCCTGCACGGCATCGAACCGCTCGCTGCAATGGCGCGAGAAGGTGATCGAGCCGCTGTTCGAATCGATGCCCGACCATACGCTGATGCAGGCGTTCGCCGACAAGCTGGGCTTTGGCAAGGAGCTGTCGAAGAACTACAAGATGATCGAGGTCAAGCGCGCCGGCCGCACCTGGATGGAGCCGGAGCCGGAGTCGATCCTGCGCGAGATCAACGCCAGCAACTGGACCATCGGCTACACCGGCCAGTCGCCCGAGCGCCTGAAGTCGCATATGCGCAATATGCAGATGTTCGACGTCAAGACCCTGCGCTGCAAGCAAGGCAAGGATCCCATCACGGGCTACGACCTGACCGGCGACTACTTTGGCCTGCCGTGGCCGTGCTACGGCACGCCGGAGCTGAAGCACCCGGGCTCGCCCAACCTGTATGACACCAGCAAGCACGTGATGGACGGCGGCGGCAACTTCCGCGCCAACTTCGGCGTGGAACGCGACGGCGTCAACCTGCTGGCCGAGGACGGCTCGTATTCGGCGGGCGCGGAAATCACCACCGGGTATCCGGAATTCGACCACGTGCTGCTGAAGAAGCTGGGCTGGTGGGACGACCTGACCGACGCCGAGAAGGCCAAGGCCGAAGGCAAGAACTGGAAGACCGACCTGTCCGGCGGCATCCAGCGCGTGGTGCTGAAGAACCATGGCTGCCATCCGTTCGGCAACGCCAAGGCGCGCGCGGTGGTGTGGAACTTCCCGGACCCGATCCCGCAACACCGCGAGCCGCTGTATTCCACGCGCGCCGACATGGTCGCCAAGTACCCGACCCACGACGACAAGATGGCGTTCTGGCGGCTGCCGACGCTGTACAAGTCGGTGCAGCAGCGCAATATCGAGAACAAGGTCTACGAGAAGTTCCCGATCATCCTGACCTCCGGGCGGCTGGTCGAGTACGAGGGCGGCGGCGAGGAAACCCGCTCCAACCCGTGGCTGGCCGAGCTGCAGCAGGAGAACTTTGTCGAGATCAACCCGCGTGCGGCCTCCGATCGCGGCATCCGCAACGGCGACTTCTGCTGGGTCAGGACGCCGACCGGCGCCGCGCTGAAGGTGCGCGCGCTGGTGACCGAGCGGGTCGGGCCGGATACCGCCTTCGTCCCGTTCCACTTCTCGGGCTGGTGGCAGGGCAAGGACCTGAAGGACTACTACCCTCAGGGAGCGATGCCGGTGGTGCGGGGCGAGGCCGTCAACACCGCCACCACGTATGGCTATGACTCGGTGACGATGATGCAGGAGACCAAGACCACCGTTTGCCAGATCGAGCGGTTTGCATAA